Proteins encoded by one window of Dreissena polymorpha isolate Duluth1 chromosome 11, UMN_Dpol_1.0, whole genome shotgun sequence:
- the LOC127850675 gene encoding uncharacterized protein LOC127850675 isoform X3 — protein MSEYGTISRQWTSDLKTHGLNMGEYMDFGLLYLLTQRFYLICYRYILHLCSNILCWKYPNIVENKVPTRKNSSDERQARNQQNCEQLLKKAQSEIDILRSEKQVLESEKQDALSRDQNHTRVQQQLEDLLKKAQSEIDRLHAEKQVLESEKQDALNSDKFRPTKIGEQFTELYDNEWTDAFSVLEQQYTEKQGITFLLDIIMEAYVFCEQELTAS, from the exons ATGTCGGAATATGGTACGATCTCCAGACAATGGACAAGCGATCTGAAGACACACGGCCTCA atatgGGCGAGTACATGGACTTTGGACTGTTGTATTTACTCACACAACGGTTTTATTTGATCTGCTATCGGTATATCTTACATTTGTG TTCTAATATATTGTGTTGGAAGTATCCAAACATTGTCGAGAACAAAGTACCTACTAGAAAAAATAGCAGCGATGAACGTCAGgcaagaaatcaacaaaattgtgaGCAATTGCTGAAAAAAGCTCAGTCAGAAATCGATATACTTCGTAGTGAAAAACAGGTGTTGGAAAGTGAAAAACAAGATGCCTTAAGCAG AGATCAAAACCATACAAGAGTGCAACAACAATTGGAAGATTTGCTGAAAAAAGCTCAGTCGGAAATCGATAGATTGCATGCTGAAAAACAGGTGTTGGAAAGTGAAAAACAAGATGCCTTAAACAG CGACAAGTTTAGGCCTACCAAAATTGGCGAGCAGTTCACTGAACTCTATGACAATGAATGGACAGATGCTTTCTCTGTGCTGGAACAACAATATACGGAAAAGCAGGGAATAACCTTTCTCTTAGATATCATTATG GAAGCCTACGTATTCTGCGAACAGGAACTCACTGCGTCTTGA
- the LOC127850675 gene encoding uncharacterized protein LOC127850675 isoform X2, with protein sequence MDKRSEDTRPQYGRVHGLWTVVFTHTTVLFDLLSVYLTFVYPNIVENKVPTRKNSSDERQARNQQNCEQLLKKAQSEIDILRSEKQVLESEKQDALSRDQNHTRVQQQLEDLLKKAQSEIDRLHAEKQVLESEKQDALNRLSTLMSSKLRDNNPNIADLSDKFRPTKIGEQFTELYDNEWTDAFSVLEQQYTEKQGITFLLDIIMEAYVFCEQELTAS encoded by the exons ATGGACAAGCGATCTGAAGACACACGGCCTCA atatgGGCGAGTACATGGACTTTGGACTGTTGTATTTACTCACACAACGGTTTTATTTGATCTGCTATCGGTATATCTTACATTTGTG TATCCAAACATTGTCGAGAACAAAGTACCTACTAGAAAAAATAGCAGCGATGAACGTCAGgcaagaaatcaacaaaattgtgaGCAATTGCTGAAAAAAGCTCAGTCAGAAATCGATATACTTCGTAGTGAAAAACAGGTGTTGGAAAGTGAAAAACAAGATGCCTTAAGCAG AGATCAAAACCATACAAGAGTGCAACAACAATTGGAAGATTTGCTGAAAAAAGCTCAGTCGGAAATCGATAGATTGCATGCTGAAAAACAGGTGTTGGAAAGTGAAAAACAAGATGCCTTAAACAG ACTAAGCACATTAATGTCTTCCAAACTGAGGGACAATAACCCAAATATTGCCGACCTCAGCGACAAGTTTAGGCCTACCAAAATTGGCGAGCAGTTCACTGAACTCTATGACAATGAATGGACAGATGCTTTCTCTGTGCTGGAACAACAATATACGGAAAAGCAGGGAATAACCTTTCTCTTAGATATCATTATG GAAGCCTACGTATTCTGCGAACAGGAACTCACTGCGTCTTGA
- the LOC127850675 gene encoding uncharacterized protein LOC127850675 isoform X1, with translation MSEYGTISRQWTSDLKTHGLNMGEYMDFGLLYLLTQRFYLICYRYILHLCSNILCWKYPNIVENKVPTRKNSSDERQARNQQNCEQLLKKAQSEIDILRSEKQVLESEKQDALSRDQNHTRVQQQLEDLLKKAQSEIDRLHAEKQVLESEKQDALNRLSTLMSSKLRDNNPNIADLSDKFRPTKIGEQFTELYDNEWTDAFSVLEQQYTEKQGITFLLDIIMEAYVFCEQELTAS, from the exons ATGTCGGAATATGGTACGATCTCCAGACAATGGACAAGCGATCTGAAGACACACGGCCTCA atatgGGCGAGTACATGGACTTTGGACTGTTGTATTTACTCACACAACGGTTTTATTTGATCTGCTATCGGTATATCTTACATTTGTG TTCTAATATATTGTGTTGGAAGTATCCAAACATTGTCGAGAACAAAGTACCTACTAGAAAAAATAGCAGCGATGAACGTCAGgcaagaaatcaacaaaattgtgaGCAATTGCTGAAAAAAGCTCAGTCAGAAATCGATATACTTCGTAGTGAAAAACAGGTGTTGGAAAGTGAAAAACAAGATGCCTTAAGCAG AGATCAAAACCATACAAGAGTGCAACAACAATTGGAAGATTTGCTGAAAAAAGCTCAGTCGGAAATCGATAGATTGCATGCTGAAAAACAGGTGTTGGAAAGTGAAAAACAAGATGCCTTAAACAG ACTAAGCACATTAATGTCTTCCAAACTGAGGGACAATAACCCAAATATTGCCGACCTCAGCGACAAGTTTAGGCCTACCAAAATTGGCGAGCAGTTCACTGAACTCTATGACAATGAATGGACAGATGCTTTCTCTGTGCTGGAACAACAATATACGGAAAAGCAGGGAATAACCTTTCTCTTAGATATCATTATG GAAGCCTACGTATTCTGCGAACAGGAACTCACTGCGTCTTGA
- the LOC127850675 gene encoding uncharacterized protein LOC127850675 isoform X4 yields the protein MGEYMDFGLLYLLTQRFYLICYRYILHLCSNILCWKYPNIVENKVPTRKNSSDERQARNQQNCEQLLKKAQSEIDILRSEKQVLESEKQDALSRDQNHTRVQQQLEDLLKKAQSEIDRLHAEKQVLESEKQDALNRLSTLMSSKLRDNNPNIADLSDKFRPTKIGEQFTELYDNEWTDAFSVLEQQYTEKQGITFLLDIIMEAYVFCEQELTAS from the exons atgGGCGAGTACATGGACTTTGGACTGTTGTATTTACTCACACAACGGTTTTATTTGATCTGCTATCGGTATATCTTACATTTGTG TTCTAATATATTGTGTTGGAAGTATCCAAACATTGTCGAGAACAAAGTACCTACTAGAAAAAATAGCAGCGATGAACGTCAGgcaagaaatcaacaaaattgtgaGCAATTGCTGAAAAAAGCTCAGTCAGAAATCGATATACTTCGTAGTGAAAAACAGGTGTTGGAAAGTGAAAAACAAGATGCCTTAAGCAG AGATCAAAACCATACAAGAGTGCAACAACAATTGGAAGATTTGCTGAAAAAAGCTCAGTCGGAAATCGATAGATTGCATGCTGAAAAACAGGTGTTGGAAAGTGAAAAACAAGATGCCTTAAACAG ACTAAGCACATTAATGTCTTCCAAACTGAGGGACAATAACCCAAATATTGCCGACCTCAGCGACAAGTTTAGGCCTACCAAAATTGGCGAGCAGTTCACTGAACTCTATGACAATGAATGGACAGATGCTTTCTCTGTGCTGGAACAACAATATACGGAAAAGCAGGGAATAACCTTTCTCTTAGATATCATTATG GAAGCCTACGTATTCTGCGAACAGGAACTCACTGCGTCTTGA